The genomic interval ACTGTATCACCATCCTTTagtatgtttaatgggtgtttaaaaaaaacaaaaagacatgaaagatcatgactgtttCTAAGATggtcagcttagaaatattgtttgtttattataaatattattatatttatgaatatatttcTGGCTTTTTGGATGGAGAGATTATTTGTGTGAGCACTTGTAATATCTCTCCATTGTTATTTCCAGGCTGACGATGCAAACCGGACCCTGGATGGTGGGAGGAAACCTCTGCACTACGCTGCTGACGCTGGTCAAGCACATGTGGTGGAGTTCCTCATTTCTATGGGAGCAGATGTCAATGTAAGACCCAAAGCAGCTCACATCTTTGCATTAATTTGCCTATTGCCCAGGGCTGCAGTGACCCAAAAAAAAACGGCGTTTTTCTGCTTCCTCGTGTAATCTAATCCTATTGTCAAACCTCCTTGATTGTTAGTTTAACCAAACACAGAGCAGCTATTAAAAAAGCTTATCCATTCCTTAGCTGTGGCTGTGTCTCTCTGAACAGTAGCATGGTGGTACTGGATTGATCTGTATGCTCACTAATTTGGTATTTTGTTATTGCAtcttattccgtgagttcaaggtttccacagcggatcattgtccacatgttgattgtCACATTTCATgtgacatgtaaaataaaaaaacatgaaacttaACTTTCCATTGCCCTTCTGGTCATGGCCTGGTAACTGAGCTTTGTGATAAATGTGAAACCAATTCAATTTAATAGACCTAGATATGTCTAATGCTCAAGAGCCATGCATTAGCTGCATCCAACCCCTTGCCTGAGATTGGCACAGTAACTCAGCATCACAACAGACAAAAGGAGTAAACGTGGCAATAACATTCTGTTAGCTCATCCTCCCAAACACAATAATCTTGAAGCAGTTCTCTATTTCTTTTGATAACCAACACAGATACATGGGAGATAAATATAGTGCTGAAGTCCAGTGCACTTTCTACCTCCTGGACTTAATAAGGGAGCAGTAAACCTCCTCTCgaagtttttgttatttattttttataagagGGGGGGTACCCTAGGGTATCATTTGAGCTTTGCATAAGACCTGTTGAAATATGAAGCTGTTCATTAAAAGTTCTATGTCTTTCTGcgctttttttctctgttctcGCTCTACCTGACATATTTAATGTTATCTGCTTTATTGtattgtgttgaatttaaatgTCGGTCACAGTACCTACAACTTCATTGCAGCTCCCCTATTGTGCAATGACATTAAAGTCTATTCTGTTCTATTCCTTTCCATTCTATTTCACCTTCAGGCTCCAGACAAACACGGGATCACTCCACTGATTGCTGCCTGTTATGAGGATCACTTGTCTTGTGTCAAGGTCCTGCTTGAAAAGGTTGGTACTCAGATGGATGagtacaaatatgtctaaaaaaatatacaaatgtacaATCTTTGGTACAGGAAGGGGTGTTGAAGTCTGTTACTGCAATAATGTGCAGAGAGCAAACGCACTGACGGCACCCTTCATCTGTCTATCATAAATTTAAATCATGGAAATAAGGTTACCAACAGCTGATCTGAGCTGCTATTTCATATCTTAAGCAGCAAATAAGTAGTCTACAGGCACAGTAGAGCAAAGGGAAGTGGTTTCCTAGATAACTGGTTGCTGGTGTCATTCTGtcagacagattaaaaaaaaacactctgtgGCCAAATCTATTTGAACAGCCCAGCCaagtatattgtatgtgtggAAAACATGTGATCATAATGCTGATAGTTCTCccagcaaaatgttttcttttttttttcccctaatcAAACTTTCCCCACGCATCACCATTTCATCTCCTATTAAGTACTAAACTTATGGTTCTGCTAATGTCTCATCTAATTGAAAACTCTGACTCTTGCTTTGTGGTATTGGCCCCCCGGTGTCACCTTGAGTGAATGTTGATGTGTTAGAGGCTCCATGTGGGCTGGGAGCGCTGATGAGGTAACTTACTGGACAAAAGGCCCTTTAACACAGTTCTGTGTAGGCTGTGATGGAATGTGCTGGAATAGGGCACCGCatggttttgtttagttttgttgttgttcacttgttcattgtctgtctttttgttttttattattaataatgtttttgttttgtttaagtgGTTTAATTCAGGTGCTCATTCAACCTCGACCTCCCTCTGTTTAACTCTGGAACCCAGTCACATGTACGTGGGCATTTTATACAAAGTCACAGTTGCAAATAGAGAGTCAGTGTTAAATTCTGCAGCTGGCATTGGTGATGTCAATCTAACTGCATATCGAACATGTCCAATCCAACTAACCCTTCTCAGCAGTAAACAAAGCAGCCACAAGTTTGTACCTGTTTTGCAGCCTGGTACAATTTTGGGACAGTAAAGGAATTAATTTACAGTGCACGGATTTAGTTGGTAAAGGTTAATTAGAGCacgaaaatataaatatttgtgttctgaaatcGCAGGTTATGAATTCTTCAAGACCCCACTGATATTAGcgaacaagaaaataaacttgtggagccacttcttctctctgagtctgAGCGAGAGcggagctcagccaagtgtccctgtctgcagtaGAGAGGGAGGAGACAGCTTAAGTAATGTCCTATTTACTTCTTAACTCGACCGGACAACATCAGTGGTCGTTTGGGTGCCGGTGTAATAAGAGGAAGTGTATAAGAGGAAATTATCGAAACACACGTTAGACGGTCATGATGCAGAAAAAGCAATAATTTCAGCTGTGCCAGCAGTGCACCATCCACCGTCATGTGTTAACCACAACAAGCTCGTTGCTACTACGGACACGTTAGCTTACATCCACCTAAAGCTGGAAGTTATAAATAGCTGCATGTGGTGCGCTTACTGCACTAACTTTTCAACCCAATGTGCCACGGGTTCTGGTGGACATTGAGACGGTCAcagtcccaaaccaggcaggacCCTGTAGCTGTCAACAGTCTCCATCAGGAGCAGAAAGAGGAGAACAGAGATCAGTAATGGTGActgaattaaataattataataatcgTTAGGTGCAGCCCTAAACATAAGGTAGTGGCACAACTCTTAGACAACAGCCTATGACTAAGAAGACTGCATGATGTTATGTAGAGGGCTCACATGCTTTACAGTCAAAGTCCGCCACATGAGATGCatatgagacagagagatggataTTTAGGAGCTGAGGATGAGTGAGCAGCTGTCTGTTACCAGCTAGGCTAAATGAGGCATGCTAAATGAAAACTCCTCTGCAGAGTTGTTTCACGGCAGCATCATCTTGGCTCAACAAAAGTAATGGGAATAGGGGAGGGCACATTCACAAGCTCAGTCATGCTACTGATtagagatttatttaaaaaaaaaaattttcacaCTCTATACAATCACATATGCACTATTCAGACTTTTTAACTGCACTTTGAAGCACATGTTTGGAAAGAGGAAATGATAATCTATGTGTGGGAAACATCAGTGTTAGCTTAGAGAGACACTTAGGTGGTACTCCACTGCTCACTTATTCCTGCTGGCACCGGCTGTATTAATACTCTATTTTCATAAATGCAGCCCCACATCAGATGGCCGACTGATGTGAGGGCCGGGGCAGCTGGCCAGTGCAGTCAGCTGGCCATCCGTGCTGTTGGCTCAAAGATAAACTGAAGGAAGCAGCTATTGCCAACAGGAAGAAAGTAACAGTTTACTACACAGTAAATTCATTGCTATAAAAATCCTTTGGCATCCGTGGGCAGTTACAGTGTTTTGAGTAAACCGTCTGCTTGACAAAGAAACTATTGTTGAGACTCTTGTTGTCTAAgctgttttaccttttatttgtGTGATAAAAATGGTGCATACTTGAATCTGCTCAGAGACAACCATGAATTAAACCATGAGTGACCATGAATGAACAAAGGCTTCAAAGATACATGGAATCCTCTTCCCTGGCTGAGAGAGGGGCTGTGCATAGTGGAAGGCTTCTTCGGGTAAATAGGAGAGAGGCAACGAGAAAAACGCTCTTTAAAATCAAGCTAGGGTCTGCCACGAGCCATGTGGGAGACTCTAAAGTCTTTGGAAAGTAAAGCTAGGGTCTGAGACCAAATCTAGCTTTTCAACCGTCAGATGAGATGCTGTGGCTATAAATTATATGCTAGGAGTGAACCCATAGGTTTGCTTCTCTCTTGACTACGTATTCATTAGGGCTAAACAATACTTGAAAGAACAACAGTGTCCCAAGAGTGTATTGACACACATCGAATAAACAAAGTACTTGCGTCTCAGTACTTTTGCTCAACGTCCTTTTTTGTTCTCAGAATAGCAGCATTACGTAGTCCTGTGATGTGAATCTTGCACATGTGCGCATCACAATGACCATCCTGAACGAATATATTGTGCAACCCTGATACTCATCTGCACGAAGCACCAACAAGAATTGACACCCAAATGCATCGTAAAGGTCGtcagtgacaggaaacaatTTTATAATACATCTACTCCTGACAGCCCTGAAAACTCACCATGAGTCTTCATGTCTGGGTCTCTGTGTATGGGATTTTAAAAATGGGTAAAAGAAGACCCTTCAGAACACTGAAATGTGACTGTtgggctgtttttgtttgttttgttttgttttgcattatcGCAGTTGAACTCTGCCCCTCACAAACTGTTCGTTTTGCTGTTACTGGGACTAAATAATTGAAGTCCATTGTGCGATTTTAGCACGTTCTGACCCTTGACAGGGCTCAAATAATGCGAGTTAGTTGGAGTAGGCATATTGACCAAATGCACTCAGTGAGAGGAAGTGTTTGGTTATAGTTGTGGTGTTGATGATGCATTTTCACAGCTGTTTAccttcagcacacacacagcagatatGCAGTGTCAGTCCAATGAGACAGAGCCCAGCTCAGGTAAAACACATCCAAAAGTACTGAGTGAGTGAAAATCCAATAAAAttagtttattaaaacacacatcgagcataaaagcaaaacagtaatgtacACGCTGTTTCCACCTACTCTGTCACCGATTCCTAGTCTCCTGACAGTCTGGAAGACGCACACACCTGATGACTTGAAGTTCTGAGGTAGGCAAACCCGCAAATCCTGCGAGAGCAGAAACTTTCACTTTTCTTCCGCCAAACAAATATGGTGGCAACCATAGTTTTATAAACAGATCAACTTTTGCCGGCCCTCTCAGAAGTCGGTAATGTTCTCTGCTGCCAGGAGGTCAATAGTTGGATGTAAGCATTGTATTTcaaattgattttgaaaaatgctCTGGACCAGCAGCTTCTAACATGGGAGACCTTTTAATTCTATTCACTAGAGGCATAATGAAAACTTAATGGCCACTTTGGTGGCTTAACGTAGTCATCCAGTGCTCCTTTTGTAGGGCCCACTAATCTAGGAAGATGATGCATTCAAGTTTGAATTGAGACACCCTGGGAGCTTAGTCTTATTCATTAGGCTTGGTCTCGCTTGGCCACTAGCTTCTCTTTGACTGGATAATGTTCGAACCATGACGTGTTCATGAGGGGTAATTATTCAAGTTGGAGAAAGCTCATTACTGTAAGTGTTGTCAGTAACAGTGAGGGGTATCTGACAGAACTGTTATTGTAACTGTACTAGAAATACCCATAGGGACGGATCCGTGACAGACCCTCTGCAGTACTTAAGGCAATAATGCTGTGAGGTGACCATATGGTAGTGCTTATTATGAGATTGTGCTTACCATCATATTTGAGGTAAAACAATGTATGTAATTATGATTGACAGGTAGATGCCCTGTTTGTTTTCGAGGAGTAATATTTATGAAGAAACACACTAAGTATGATCGGTGTAATACATGTAAATGAGACCTGTAGTGTGAGGTCCTGGGTATGGTCTTGAAAAAGCTGCTAATGATTCTCCCAGAGTTGTGGAAAATGAGTGAAAGGTTGCAGAGGGCTTCCTCCAGTCACTCAAACTCAGTAGGGTGGACAGCACATGGATGGGTGACCAGGTACCTGATGTTAATGTGTCCCCAGTTAGTTTAAAAGGCAACTTAATGCTACAAAAACGTCCTAATGAAGCTATTTTCCATTAACACTAAAGCGTTTGGGGTCACTGGCATGATCATATTCAAAATGCTGAACAACAGGGCTCTAACGTAACTGGGTTGGTGATAGGAGGACAGTTGACAGAACTGTAAAAAATTGACGAGGCCCCTTTTTTATTTCGCCATTCGTCTCCTTACTAATTAGAGATGTAGATCTGACAGGTTGCCCGCTCAGCCCTGGTAAATCTCCTTTGCTCAGGATGCGCTCGGTTGCTCCTCTGGCAAAGAATTTGTACCCAGACAACACTCCTCTCACTGCCGGGCACTTAAACTGGGTTACATTGTTTTTGACGCCCTGCTTCTCCACGCAACAATAGACTCTCTGCCATGGCTCTGTAAGCCCTCTGCTAAGAGGCTAAAGCTGGCAGGCCAAACAAAGGGATGTTTCTCCTCTCCGTGCCCCTCCACTCCTCCATTGTCCATTACATCTGTTGTCATTAAATGTGCATTCACCATTTTGCCtgttttcattccttttttttttaagtttgtttttgacCTTAGTAATTCAAATGATTGTCTTCACGCTCATCTCTTTCACATTCAGTCTCTTATCCTTCTGAGCTGAAATGGATTTGTGCCTCAGTgtctgacttttttattttttttttattttttttttgtgctgtctGGATAAAGGCAGTTTTACAGGCAAGTGCTTGGTGCCAGAATTGGAAGAAAATCAAAGTGACAGAAGTTTTACCCCTAATGTTTTTGTGACTTATACCAGTAGCTGTTCAAAAAGGGCCTGTTGTAATACAGAGCATTTGTTGGAAGCAAGGGAGGCTGGTGTATATACTGTGGACAGCCAACAGTATGCAGGATTACATCCAAAGCATCCACTCATTAACACTGCTGGCTTCACATGGCACATGCTTGACAGTCACAGTACGCACAGTATAACCCAAGAACTTTTCAGAGATTTCTGCGAACCAGCGTTTCAATCAAAAGAACCAGGACCCTtcgattttgttttttttaaaggaatgaaacatgtttcttataaaatattaactaTATG from Channa argus isolate prfri chromosome 21, Channa argus male v1.0, whole genome shotgun sequence carries:
- the mtpn gene encoding myotrophin, which codes for MGDKELKWALQNGDLDEIKSKLATADDANRTLDGGRKPLHYAADAGQAHVVEFLISMGADVNAPDKHGITPLIAACYEDHLSCVKVLLEKGADKNQRGPDDITPYDAAQNEAVKNLLK